The genomic DNA GTGCGGCCGGACCCCATCTCGCCGAGCGGCGTGTTGACCAGCTCCCACTGCTCGGCGGCTTCCGCCTCCGCCTCGTCCGCTTCGCTTGCCATTTTAGAAATCCGCCGGCGGGTTGGCGGTGCGGCGGTCGAGCCTGATGAAGGGCCGCGGCACGATCTTCGCCCGCTTCATCAGCTTCTGGTACTGCAATTCGCGCATGGCATAGATCTCGACCCAGAGGTCGTCGACGATCGTGTCGCCATAGGGCCTCTGCAACGAGGCGATGGCGATGTTGCGCTTGGCCATGGGCGACCACATCGCCGCGCTCACCAGCCCGACCTCCTGGCTTTTGCGATAGTAGACGATGGCATGCTCGGCCGGGATGTTGCCTTCGATCTCCAGCCCGACCAGCACGTGACGCAGCCTGCGCTTGGCCCTTGCTTCCAGGATGGCGCGGCGGCCGTTGAAGTGCCTCATCTCCGGATCGACCATGAAGCCGAGGCCGATCTCGTCCGGCATGCGCAGCCGGTCGGCGCGGATGGCATGCTCGGCGGTGGTGAAGTCGGCATTGGCGACGATCAGCCCGGCTTCGAGCCGGGCGCGGTTCAGCGCCGTGTAGCCGATGGCGCGGATGCCGCGCAGCTCGCCGGCCGCCATCAGCCGGTCCCACAGGCTCAGCGCCTTGCCGGCAGGCACGAACAGCTCATAGCCGAGGTCGCCGGTGAAGCCGGTGCGCGAGATGGTGACGGCTGCGCCGTCATGCGCGAACTCGGCGAGGTCGAAGACCTTCAGCCGTTCGACGCCGGCGAAGCCCGCATCGCGCAGGATGGCGAAGGAGGTGGGACCCTGCAGCGCCAGCCCGGCGACGGCCTCGGTCTCTTCCTCGACGATGACGTCGTAGCCTATTGCGCTGTCGAGCAGCCAGGGCAAATGCCGCTCCTGCGAGCACAGCCGGAAGCGCGTCGGCGACAGCCGGAACAAGGTGCCGTCGTCGAGCACGAAACCCTCGTCGTCGCACCAGGCGGTGTAATGGACACGGCTGGGCTTCAGCCTGGTCACGTCGCGCAGCGTGACGCGGTCGAGATAAGCTTCGGCGTCGGGGCCCTCGATCCGGTATTTGGTCATCGGCGAGATGTCGAACAGTGCTGCCTGGCTGCGGATGGCGAAATATTCGAGCTCCTCGTCCCACAGCGAATGCGGCGCGCGGTAGCCGGCCCAGTTGTACCAGTCGTTCTTCAGTGCCAACGCGTCGATGCGTGGCTGGAAGGGCGTGTCGTGCCGGAGCGTGCGGAAGTGGGATTGTGCCAGGGTGCGGGCGGTCGATGGCTTGATGGAGGAATGATGATTCATGATGGCGTTCCTTCGCGCCCCCCTCTGTCCTGCCCTTCCTCCGCAGCAGCTGCGCTGCAGCTTCGGAGGGTGGACCGGACATCTCCCCCACAAGGGGGGAGATCAGCCGTGCCAATCTCGAACGTTGGAAAAGGGGGCGCCGCCGGGCGAAGCTGCCAATCTCCCCCCAAGTGGGGGAGATGTCCGGCAGGACAGAGGGGGGCGCCGTAGAGTGCGACTTCAGCGATTTGCAAAAACAT from Mesorhizobium sp. M1E.F.Ca.ET.045.02.1.1 includes the following:
- a CDS encoding aminomethyltransferase family protein; this translates as MNHHSSIKPSTARTLAQSHFRTLRHDTPFQPRIDALALKNDWYNWAGYRAPHSLWDEELEYFAIRSQAALFDISPMTKYRIEGPDAEAYLDRVTLRDVTRLKPSRVHYTAWCDDEGFVLDDGTLFRLSPTRFRLCSQERHLPWLLDSAIGYDVIVEEETEAVAGLALQGPTSFAILRDAGFAGVERLKVFDLAEFAHDGAAVTISRTGFTGDLGYELFVPAGKALSLWDRLMAAGELRGIRAIGYTALNRARLEAGLIVANADFTTAEHAIRADRLRMPDEIGLGFMVDPEMRHFNGRRAILEARAKRRLRHVLVGLEIEGNIPAEHAIVYYRKSQEVGLVSAAMWSPMAKRNIAIASLQRPYGDTIVDDLWVEIYAMRELQYQKLMKRAKIVPRPFIRLDRRTANPPADF